The nucleotide sequence CCAGGCCGATCACCAGCGTCTGGAGCCTGCGCCGCCGTACCGCCGCGCGCGCGGCCCGCCACACGGCCCTCATACGGACGTCTCCAGGGTGTGTTCGCCGGTCACCCGGCCGTCGGTGAACTCCACCAGGCGGCTGGCGCAGCGCCGGGCGAGCTGCTCGTCGTGGGTCACCAGGATCAGGGTCTGGCCGATCTGGTTGAGATCGAGCAGCAGGTCCATCACCTGCTCTCCCGACCGGCGGTCCAGCGCTCCGGTCGGCTCGTCGGCCAGCAGCAGGGCCGGCCGGTTCATCAACGCCCTTGCCACGGCGACGCGTTGCCGTTCGCCGCCGCTGAGCACCGCCGGGTAGGCGTTGCGCCGGTCGGCTATGCCGAGCTCGTCGAACAGCTCCAGTGCGCGGCGGCGGGCCTGCCGGGCCGGGGTGCCGGTCAACTGGGCGGCCAGCGCCACGTTGTCGAGCGCCGACAGGTCGTCGATGAGGTTGAAGAACTGGAAGATCATGCCGATGCGGCGCCGCCGGTACAGGGCGAGCCCCTTCTCGCTCAGTTCCCCCACGCTCTCCCCGTGCACCACCACCGTGCCGCCCGTCG is from Streptomyces sp. NBC_01314 and encodes:
- a CDS encoding ABC transporter ATP-binding protein gives rise to the protein MVTEDNRGEAVVRLDGVRKEYGETTALDGVSLEIRAGEAVAVMGPSGCGKSTLLNMIAGLDRPTGGTVVVHGESVGELSEKGLALYRRRRIGMIFQFFNLIDDLSALDNVALAAQLTGTPARQARRRALELFDELGIADRRNAYPAVLSGGERQRVAVARALMNRPALLLADEPTGALDRRSGEQVMDLLLDLNQIGQTLILVTHDEQLARRCASRLVEFTDGRVTGEHTLETSV